One part of the Vitis riparia cultivar Riparia Gloire de Montpellier isolate 1030 chromosome 8, EGFV_Vit.rip_1.0, whole genome shotgun sequence genome encodes these proteins:
- the LOC117920573 gene encoding armadillo repeat-containing protein LFR-like, with protein sequence MTVKVKSAVYSSEIGIPVPIICRYAVGSILMALNREHIDTLFHGDAYKWVQVNEVDADQDGIIDFPELLNLILKRDQNKLGGTAGGAITSAAKRGCPFGSGGSNSAAAAIADAATPSTLLGPSLHVHGSFADQNNKRIVMALQSGLKSELRWAINALTLLYFKKKDDVCTDATPLANIPGLLDALFQVIDGWRDIALPKELAKAPRARLLGANSIVTGFGNECEALGSNDVLSHPGFGSFISEASVQKNTTKLRPLEWWLDEDGLFHLDEKGWAEKQQCAVAALNIIRNFSFMPENEANSGIGMRLEDF encoded by the exons ATGACTGTGAAAGTAAAATCTGCGGTTTATTCATCTGAGATTGGCATTCCCGTTCCTATCATTTGTAGATATGCTGTTGGAAGTATCTTAATGGCCCTAAATAGGGAGCATATTGATACTCTCTTCCATGGGGATGCCTATAAATGGGTGCAAGTTAACGAAGTTGATGCTGATCAAGATGGCATCATTGATTTCCCTGAGCTTTTGAATCTAATATTG AAGAGGGACCAGAACAAGTTGGGCGGCACGGCAGGTGGCGCCATCACTTCGGCGGCAAAGAGAGGCTGTCCTTTCGGCAGTGGAGGCAGCAACTCCGCCGCCGCCGCCATTGCTGACGCGGCTACTCCATCCACTCTTCTTGGTCCATCTCTCCACGTTCACGGTTCCTTCGCTGatcaaaacaacaaaagaatagTTATGGCTCTTCAGAGTGGATTAAAGAGTGAGCTAAGATGGGCAATTAATGCCCTGACATTACTCTATTTCAAAAAAAAGGACGATGTGTGCACAGATGCTACTCCTCTTGCTAATATACCTGGGTTACTGGATGCTCTTTTCCAAGTTATAGATGGCTGGCGTGATATAGCCCTTCCAAAGGAACTTGCAAAAGCGCCAAGAGCCAGGTTGTTAGGTGCTAACTCTATTGTAACAGGATTTGGGAATGAGTGCGAGGCATTGGGTTCAAATGATGTTCTTTCCCATCCTGGATTTGGTTCTTTCATCTCTGAGGCCTCTGTGCAGAAGAATACAACCAAGCTTCGTCCTTTAGAGTGGTGGTTGGATGAAGATGGTCTGTTCCATCTGGATGAAAAAGGATGGGCAGAAAAACAGCAATGTGCTGTTGCAGCTTTAAATATCATTCGCAACTTCTCTTTCATGCCAGAAAATGAAGCTAACAGTGGGATTGGTATGAGACTGGAGGATTTCTGA